Part of the Penicillium digitatum chromosome 4, complete sequence genome is shown below.
CGCTGGTTACAACGGGTAGTGTATCGGTGTGCGATACGGGTGACTCTTGCGTGAGACTTAAGctgtgttggaaggtcacgtgaccacccactgtttgctcccagtacttagtctcagtcatagcatgtagatagtttctctctctctcaacgcatcaagagatttccagttaaatctacattcatcgtagatctctagtatctctaacaagCTGGTACTGGGACAAGATTCTAGGATATTGCTGCTATGCGTAGTAAGCTGTTTCTAGGGCTGAGGGATAGGACAGATCAGGGAATACGCATATGGATGGGATCCGATATATCACTAGATCTACAGAGCAGCCCTGCAAGGTGCAATAATAAATTGTACGCTGTGTCTTTAGTCAGTGCTTTTTCCGGGAACTCTGTAGGAACCTCCTGATAGTCTTGCATGATTCCAAGTATCTGACGACAATGTCCTTTGTGATCGTTAGTTACTGCTAGTGCATGCTTTACACTGTAGCAGATGGCAATAGTCGCTACAACCCTATGTTGCATGTATTTTTACCACACGGGCCCACCTGACCCGAAGTCTGTTATCTATAATGTTGTATGCTCAGGTGGGTACGAAGTGCTCCGCACATTCCATATTCCGTATTATCAGTTTTCAGCTTTAACATACTAAATAATATGAGATAGCGATCTCATTCGCTTACCTAGTTACATTGGTAAGACCTTGGGAATTTGTCGAAAAAATGAATCTGGTAACCTTCCATGGGTGGGAGCTCGGCAAACGAAATGATTGGAGGACCCAGAGTTGGCGGACAATTCAGATCAGGTATGGTGCACGTCACATAGGGGGCCACTCCTAAGCAGATGCTGATTGGGGAAATTGATATCGTTTAGGATAATTGTCTCAGGTGTTAATAGTTTCAAGGTTTCAAATTGTGCAATTTGCATGTATGGagtactactccgtatacatGAAgtttctacggagtagaaactCGAAAATGGGGACCTAACATGGCGTTTCTACGCCACAGGCTTATCCTCGTGTGCCCCTGGGACCTGTGGAACGGCCGAGGAACGTGTGGAAAAAGGATATTATGCGCTAAGAGCTACACTACTGAATGTGCCCCGTAGTATGAGCGGGTCAGACTTAAATGAGATACATATACTCCATATTCTTCTTTTCGACAATATAATTACAAATCATTCCCGAGACACATCTTGGAAGCCCATTTACCCTGCATGCACCTGGATAAACTTCTTTTGAGGAGAAAattgagaaagaaaaaataaaaaattCAATAACTGTACCAAAATGGAATGGCGCTAAAGGCTAACTGAGTGCCTCGCCTGAATCCATGGAACGTCACTCAATGATTGGCTGCTCACGGCCAATGAGACCTGAAACGAGGTACGAGCGGGGCACTTTAGCGTGCCGATCTCTGGAACAAtgtttttttccttctctgGGGCGCGATGGCGGTGGGCTAtctgtttttctttctggTCCCAAGAAGGGGGGCTAGCGTCTTTGAATAGCTCTTCAAAAAGAGACACATTAGTAAAACTGCCTGCAACTACCGGcaatctacggagtagtactCTGAACATAGATGTGAATAGGAAATGGTGTTCCAAAATAAAGAACTAGCCTAACTGAGGGACAGGGATCTTTACCATGCGACCCCAAAAGAAAAGTGTCATCAGGTAAGATTGTAAGATTTGTATACAATTGCAGATGCTCCATAAATTATTCGGTAGTCGACCCCGAATGTTCCCAAGTCCCCACTTGACTCGGATGGAATAATTACTCCTGAGTCACTCCTGGCCTTTGCGAGTaattctctctcttttttttttgcttccTTCTAATTTCCCTAGGCTAAAGCGGTATGAGCATTGATCGCATCGCTGATTCAAACGGGTAAGTTGGAAATCCACCCTTCAATTGTCACGGGTCCGTCGGGGCGAGGTTGCGCATGCAGTCGTACAAGGCCCCCCAGTTTCACTCAAGTCAGATTTCACCCACATAATCGTGTCAGACTGACGTTCCTAGGAGTACAGCATGATTATGAAGTTTTGATTTCTACCTAGCGCCTTCAGTCCATATCGAGGTCTGCGAAGGAACACCGACAAAAGAGGCAAATTACGCTCTCGTCCTCGAGCCCTTGACCAAAAGATACCTAGGATACACAATGCAATCCACCAAAGAACCCGAATTCCTGGATACTGGGGCCATATCCCGTTCACGCAGCCCCAGCGTTGTGTCTAGTGATTCGCAGTTCTCTCGAGTCAATCTCATGTCCCCACCGTCCGTGACGCCGTCCCCAGCGTTCATCTCGCCATCTGCGGCTTCGAAGATTATCTCTGCCGACCAGGAGTTCAACACTGCCGATTTTGTCGCTGAGGATGAGGAAACCGGGGCTAGCGCCACGGCGCTGGTGACCCCGGCGGCGTTAGCGCTCCTGAACGGATTCCTCGATAACCTATTGTTTAATATTCTCGCTTCGTCAAGATCAACTCAGCTCGCAGGCATTCGATCCGCCATGGCTGATGTGTTGAAGCCCCGCTTGGCCAAGGAAGTTGTGGCATCAGCCGAAGAAGAGTTGAGCGAATACATGGGCGGAGCCGACGATGAGCCCACGAGATTCCGCGGCGGCCATCAGCCCAGCGGCGATTTTGACCTAGTACGCTCATGGAAGTTAACACGGCTACGATGCATGGTCTACACACGACTGGGCGAtatggaagaagatgacgaagacgaaTTCATCGCGCAAGAGAGCCTCGGAGAGACCGATGGAGCACCACGCAGATTTACTAGTCATGTCGACAATATTACACCTGCAGCTTCTATATTCCTTACCTCAATCATCGAATATATTGGCGAGAGTGCGCTCGTTATCGCTGGCGAGACATCGCGGTCTCGTCTGTCGGCACAGCTCAACAATGGTAATGAGTTTAGTGGATCTGGAGAGCGGAAAAGAATCGACCGACTTGTAGTGGAAGATCTCGATATGGAGAAGTTGGCCCTTAATGCAACCCTGGGTCGCCTGTGGCGCACGTGGAGGCAGCGCAGACGCGGAACCAGTCTTTCTCGAACACTCTCTCGTGAATCATTCCGTCCACGTGGGTACTCCCTGGCAAACAGCCGGAAGAGTAGCATTGTGACCATTGAGGAACCAGTGACTCCAAATGAGCCTCTCCCTGTGGTGATTCCGCCACCTTTGGACCCCGCCACCGTCCCCTTGCCAATGGGCGATTACGACGTTCAAGAGATCGAGGTCCCGGGATACATTGGCGATCTAGATGGAGAGATACAGACCAtggaggctgttgttgcCCACAAGGTGCGACCCCGCAGTCTGATGGTATTTTCATCGCCCTCGCTTGTGCCAAAATCCTTAGGTTCAACAAAAAACTCGCCAGTGGGTGCGTCAGCTATTGAACCTGGCAAATCAATCCGTCATTTTCGTACGAGGTCTCTACCTAATGACCCACCCCAACCCGAATCCGCCGAGGAGAAGCCAGAGTCGCCAACAGACCACCCGTCACCCACCGTATCGGAGAGAAAACAACTCGAGACTATGtatgaggatgatgaatcGGCCGAGTACGTGGATGTAGCCGAAACTGCACCTGGTAATGCTGTCACTACAGAACACATAGATACACCGTCCTTTAAACCTGCAGCCGAAGCTTTCGAAAATTCTAGAATGTCGATCTTGcacgaagaagaggaggcgCCTCCTGCAGTCAGCGAGACGGTTACATCCTTGCGCGCTATCGCCCAAGACGAAGACTCGATAACCGATCAATCCAATAGTGCTCGCGTCTCCGTCGTATCCTTGAGTGATCAGCCAAATCAGAAAGACCCAAAAGTGATTGAGGGCATTGGATTGCGCGAAAAGCCTACTTTGACTTCGACGATATACCGACCAACACGCCAGTCCTCGAGGGATACCAGTCTACTGAGTGCAAGGTCGATCTCTGACCAGACTAGTGACTCTGAAATGCAAAACGTTGTGGAGAGCCAGCCTACAGTGCAAGGGGCTGAGACTTCGCAAGCTCCACCCGCACCTCCGATGGAGACTGTCACATCTTGTATCAATCACCATGCGACTGATGATGATCAGATTAACATGGCCACGACCACCACCCGGCCCACTTGGCTATCGGAGGAACATACTGAGGCGGCATATTCTTCACAAGCTCTCCCGGCCGATGCCAGTCGCACGACCTCCGGTTCATGTAACTCGCAGAGATCAAAAGCTCGCCCCCAACCTGTTCCAGTGGAGGTTACAACCAGCAACCGGAGCTCTTCTGCCCCTGCTTCGGCAGTTGAACGAGCCGCTGTTCAGCGCATGTCTCGGTCATCGATGTCTTCTTCTGTCATCAGTAAAACCCGTCGGTCTGGTAGCTTCGGTAGCACTCGCGAGAATACGCGTCCAATGACTGCTGGCTCTACCACGTCGCAGGTGTCTAACAAATTGAAGGGTATCTTGAGTCGATCCCAGGGTGACTCTGGCTCACCCGGCATGCGCAGCTCGTCTGAGACTAGTCGCGCATCTGACGGGAGCGTAGACTCTGCAGACAACGAGGCTGCCAATTTGGACACGCTGATCAACAGTGATGAGACTGTTCATTACACCCTCACGCCCCGAAGTGTGAGGGAGATGACCTTCCCCGACCTGCCTAACCGATCAGTTCCTCGATCAGAAACGGCAGGCGTCTCCGACCTCGCAGATTTATTAGATACCACTGCACCACCACCAGTCGAAGATAAACCCTCTCCTCAAACTTTGGTTTCCCCAAGAGCAACTGAGGAGATATCTCCAATCTCCCACACCAGATCCATTGAGTCACCCAAGCACATCCCACTTACCACCCGCTTGGCCAGTTTGTCACCAACCTCGAGGTCTAGCAAAACTGGACAAGCGCGGGATGCGCGAATCGTGCCCTCGGATTCGACACGCGACTTTGCAGAATTCATGAGATCGACTGGCCCTGCTAGTGGGCCATTCGAGTCTATGACCTCTATCTCTGCCGAGAGCCTACGTCCTGCTCGTCCTCCATCAACTCTCTCCTCTGTCTCCCGTGGCAACCGACCTAAACTTCAAGCTCGGTCTGCTGCGACAAGAGGATCTCTGAGTTCGGACCTCATCGACTTCATTCGTGAGGGACCTCCTATGCCAGCAGGTGCTCACCGAATTCCTCGGGCAGTTGCACCTTTCCGTGACACTCTTGATTCAGATGATCTTCATCTAGAGAACACTACTTTCTGCTCTTTCGTCAGCGCTGGATCTACACCCAATAAATCCTTGACATCTCTTGGTTCACGGTCCGGATTGCTGGATTCAAATCGAAACAAGGCTACTGCATCAGGAAGCGCCACGGACATCGATGAGCCTCAACCTGTTCGGAAGCAACGCCGTGCCCCAGATCCCTACGccattgacaacgatgatgatgacgcgCTTCTGGAAGAGCTTCTGGAAAAGGAAGCAAACCCCAAGCCCAGGCGTGAGGAGGAGAGCCTGATAGATTTCCTGCGCAACgttcccccccctcccccctccgAACAGTTCCCGAAGCCGCTTGCAGTCAGTGCTCCTTCATCAAATGGTCTGACTGGTGCATCGGGCATGAAGGCCCGCCTGCTCCGCACCTCTCAAACCTCCTTGCGCACACAAAATTCCCCAACCAAGGTTGGCCAGGAGCGCAATAATGGCACTATACCTTCTATCTCAAACCGCCAGACTAACACTGGTGATTTGGCGGATTTCTTCCGTAACACCGGGCCTCCTCCGGGCACTACGCGATCTTCACCAACACCAATTGGATCTAAGCCAAAGGACAGTGGCTTCTCCCGCTTCTTCACACGTCGAAAAAAGGTTGGGGCCTAGTGGGTTGAAAGTATCCAAACGATATTCTCGACTAATGTCTTGCTTTGCTGAGCGTTCCAATTCATCTAACGATCTACATATCATGTCCATCACTTTGGTATTTCTTGCTTGTGCAACATCATACTGCCACATTTGCCATTCCCTTTTCCTTGGCTTTTTTTCAGATAGAGCCATGTCCACTTTTTCATTTCATACTGTTCACTCTGGCTACGACCGggtggctttttttttctcttctcttgcACTTCTGTGCGGCACTTTCCCTTCCAACTCTCCGCGCAAGACTGAACGATTAATACGGACTTCGGGTTTTCtattttgtttctttggtGGGACGTCGCATTCATTGTTTTCGTGGATTTCGAGATACCATGCCTATACTTGGGCCATTTTTCAGTGCCCTGACATTCAGAAACCATTCCTTTTCTATGAACATCACAAATCAATTCGTAGGAATAACCCAGCTATGGAAAACACTAAAATTTCAGAGCCAAGCATTATTTGCCGTATGAAGCAAGAACCCccttccctcccccccccccacaccCCTCAAAGTATAGCTCCTGGGCCGTAACGTCGGAACAAAGTTAATCCTGCGCTCCCCTTACCAGGTGTCATCAACTGCAGCAAGCATCCGTGTTTACAACCGCCAATTCCACGCCGCAAAAATGGGCACCTCACCTATCACGTTGAGGGGTATCcttggcttcttttttgtctTTGTTCAGCTTGCCAGCGCCCTGAAATTCGACCTCATCGCCACCTCAGGTAGTGGCAAGAACGAGAGATGCATTCGCAACTTCGTCTCGAAGGACCAGCTCGTCGTTGTCACTACCATTGTTGGCGGCACGAAGGCTGATGGCCAGAAGGTCAACATTCATGTACGTGCAATTATATCTGGATGAGGATAGGGTGTCGTCCTTGGTTTGCTGGGGCTTGGAAACCAATCCGCTGAAGTGCTAAATTGTGGACCGCAACTCATTCTTTTTTCTGTACAGATCAAGGACGCTATGGGAAATGATCACGGTCGCCCCAAGGATGTCATCGGCGAGACACGTCAGATCTTCACTTCGCCCGCGGACACGGCTTTCGACGTCTGCTTCGAGAACCAACTTATCGGCCACAGTAAGTGGTAGCCCCTTCAAGCAATCCGAACATTTCTGCGGGGAAAAATCAGAATCAAAGAGAAAGTGACACTAAAACAACACCACCCCATCAGGCACCATCCAGAACCCCTCCCGCCCCATCGAACTTGATATCGAGATTGGCGCAGACGCTCGCGACTGGAACAGTGTCCAGTCGCAGGAGAAGCTCAAGCCCGTTGAGACAGACCTCCGCCGTATCGAGGAGATGGTTGCCGATGTGGTGACTGAGATGGAGTACCTGCGTGCACGTGAGCAGCGTTTGCGTGATACCAATGAGAGCACCAATGAGCGTGTCAAGTGGTTCGCTTTCGGGACCATGGGTATGCTTGTCGGGCTTGGTGCTTGGCAGGTTGTTTACCTGAGGGCTTACTTCAGGTATGTCGAATTGCGATTGTGGTGGAGGGTGGTATTGGTTGCTGACCAATTGGTTCTTACAGATCTAAACACCTTATCTAAATTTACTCGTCCATGGAATGGTTGCATCTTTGATGGTTCTTTTTTCTAGTTTTGCAGCGGTTGCATTGCAAATCCTTTAGCTCTAATGTCAAGTGGCATTCTGTTCAACAGTCATGATCTCAATGATATAAAATGTACACCATGCGTTCTGCAGCCTGGCGCTAGTAAGATTTTCTGATTCTTGCATGTGATGTTTTCGGGATGGTTGGTCAGTTATACTTCACCGGACTCCTTTTCATAGAATGCGGTTTAGCACGAGGATTCATGGATGGATGGAAATTTTAGTGCATGGTAAAGCACTACTTACATGGTAGGTACCTTAGAAGAGAGCTCTACAACAAAGAGAGAGCGTTGGATGTCTACACGAGATCGGTGTATGCATCTAGATCGACATCTTGCAGAGGGATATGAAGTCCAATTAAACG
Proteins encoded:
- a CDS encoding Collagen alpha-2(I) chain, translating into MQSTKEPEFLDTGAISRSRSPSVVSSDSQFSRVNLMSPPSVTPSPAFISPSAASKIISADQEFNTADFVAEDEETGASATALVTPAALALLNGFLDNLLFNILASSRSTQLAGIRSAMADVLKPRLAKEVVASAEEELSEYMGGADDEPTRFRGGHQPSGDFDLVRSWKLTRLRCMVYTRLGDMEEDDEDEFIAQESLGETDGAPRRFTSHVDNITPAASIFLTSIIEYIGESALVIAGETSRSRLSAQLNNGNEFSGSGERKRIDRLVVEDLDMEKLALNATLGRLWRTWRQRRRGTSLSRTLSRESFRPLTPNEPLPVVIPPPLDPATVPLPMGDYDVQEIEVPGYIGDLDGEIQTMEAVVAHKVRPRSLMVFSSPSLVPKSLGSTKNSPVGASAIEPGKSIRHFRTRSLPNDPPQPESAEEKPESPTDHPSPTVSERKQLETMYEDDESAEYVDVAETAPGNAVTTEHIDTPSFKPAAEAFENSRMSILHEEEEAPPAVSETVTSLRAIAQDEDSITDQSNSARVSVVSLSDQPNQKDPKVIEGIGLREKPTLTSTIYRPTRQSSRDTSLLSARSISDQTSDSEMQNVVESQPTVQGAETSQAPPAPPMETVTSCINHHATDDDQINMATTTTRPTWLSEEHTEAAYSSQALPADASRTTSGSCNSQRSKARPQPVPVEVTTSNRSSSAPASAVERAAVQRMSRSSMSSSVISKTRRSGSFGSTRENTRPMTAGSTTSQVSNKLKGILSRSQGDSGSPGMRSSSETSRASDGSVDSADNEAANLDTLINSDETVHYTLTPRSVREMTFPDLPNRSVPRSETAGVSDLADLLDTTAPPPVEDKPSPQTLVSPRATEEISPISHTRSIESPKHIPLTTRLASLSPTSRSSKTGQARDARIVPSDSTRDFAEFMRSTGPASGPFESMTSISAESLRPARPPSTLSSVSRGNRPKLQARSAATRGSLSSDLIDFIREGPPMPAGAHRIPRAVAPFRDTLDSDDLHLENTTFCSFVSAGSTPNKSLTSLGSRSGLLDSNRNKATASGSATDIDEPQPVRKQRRAPDPYAIDNDDDDALLEELLEKEANPKPRREEESLIDFLRNVPPPPPSEQFPKPLAVSAPSSNGLTGASGMKARLLRTSQTSLRTQNSPTKVGQERNNGTIPSISNRQTNTGDLADFFRNTGPPPGTTRSSPTPIGSKPKDSGFSRFFTRRKKVGA
- a CDS encoding Endosomal cargo receptor (Erv25), putative yields the protein MGTSPITLRGILGFFFVFVQLASALKFDLIATSGSGKNERCIRNFVSKDQLVVVTTIVGGTKADGQKVNIHIKDAMGNDHGRPKDVIGETRQIFTSPADTAFDVCFENQLIGHSTIQNPSRPIELDIEIGADARDWNSVQSQEKLKPVETDLRRIEEMVADVVTEMEYLRAREQRLRDTNESTNERVKWFAFGTMGMLVGLGAWQVVYLRAYFRSKHLI